The Mucilaginibacter terrenus genome has a segment encoding these proteins:
- a CDS encoding MFS transporter: protein MTKPQHPIYNLHFGLVCLSSLLFSASYNMLIPELPAYLSSLGGAQYKGLIIALFTLTAGVSRPFSGRLTDTLGRVPVMAVGSIVCFVCGFLYPVLASVSGLLFIRLIHGFSTGFKPTATAAYVADMVPRERWGEALGMHGLFFSTGMAVGPAIGSAIRMSHSLNTLFYTSSFFALMSIVLVMNMKETLKNKQKFELSALKISRGDIIAVEVLPVAIVTLLSYVSYGAILTLVPDWSQHVGIANKGLFFMVFTVASLLIRFVAGKVSDKHGRIHVIKAGLALLVIALVVIGYQHSSIGLMVGAVLYGISNGVLSPALNAWTIDMSKPDFRGKAVATMYISLEAGIGLGALFAGWYYHDVIVRVPYIIYASAVVTAVTLAYMFLRREPQRNTMNSGETEAVI from the coding sequence ATGACTAAACCTCAGCACCCTATCTATAACTTACATTTCGGTTTAGTTTGTTTGAGCTCTTTGCTTTTTTCTGCCAGTTATAACATGCTGATACCAGAACTGCCTGCATACTTAAGCAGCTTGGGCGGGGCACAGTATAAAGGATTAATTATCGCCTTGTTTACGCTTACGGCGGGCGTTTCCCGTCCGTTTAGCGGGCGACTTACAGATACACTTGGACGTGTGCCAGTAATGGCCGTAGGGTCGATAGTGTGCTTTGTGTGCGGTTTTTTATACCCGGTACTTGCAAGTGTTTCAGGTTTATTGTTTATCAGGCTGATACATGGCTTTTCAACCGGTTTTAAGCCGACCGCAACCGCGGCATACGTGGCAGACATGGTACCGCGCGAACGCTGGGGCGAAGCATTAGGTATGCATGGCTTATTTTTTAGTACAGGTATGGCTGTTGGACCCGCTATAGGCAGCGCCATCCGTATGTCGCACTCACTTAACACATTATTTTATACATCATCATTCTTTGCACTAATGTCTATTGTACTGGTGATGAATATGAAAGAGACATTAAAGAACAAGCAGAAATTTGAGCTATCAGCACTCAAAATATCCCGGGGAGATATTATTGCCGTTGAGGTATTACCCGTCGCTATTGTTACTCTGCTTAGCTATGTTTCTTACGGTGCCATACTTACCCTTGTTCCCGACTGGAGTCAACATGTCGGCATAGCGAACAAAGGTTTGTTTTTTATGGTGTTTACAGTTGCCTCGTTATTGATCCGTTTTGTTGCTGGGAAAGTATCCGATAAGCATGGCCGCATTCATGTTATTAAAGCTGGGTTGGCATTATTGGTTATCGCGTTGGTTGTGATCGGCTATCAACATAGCTCTATCGGGTTAATGGTTGGCGCAGTGCTCTATGGTATCTCAAACGGAGTCCTGTCCCCTGCTCTCAACGCGTGGACAATAGATATGAGCAAGCCTGACTTTCGTGGAAAGGCAGTTGCCACCATGTACATATCCCTGGAAGCCGGCATTGGCTTGGGGGCGCTGTTTGCCGGGTGGTACTACCATGATGTAATAGTACGTGTGCCGTACATCATCTACGCGTCGGCTGTTGTTACTGCTGTGACGCTTGCCTACATGTTTCTGCGTAGAGAACCACAGAGAAATACTATGAATTCAGGCGAAACAGAAGCGGTAATATAA
- the dinB gene encoding DNA polymerase IV: protein MGVKRHIVHIDLDSFFVSVERKFDPSLIGKPVIIGGSSDRGVVASASYEARAFGVHSAMPTRQALKLCPQAVVVHGTYGRYSEASREVTEIIHRSVPLYQKTSVDEFYIDLTGMDRFYDPYDVATNLRQTVIRETGLPISFGMASSKTLAKMATNQAKPNGQLRIPHGGEREFLAPLNIRKIPGLGESTCQKLYQYGLEKIGDLQRVNLKFLEAVFGKMGTYIYNKANGIDDSDIIPHSDRKSISTENTFESDVKDRRTLENILVSMTEELAGKLRRENKVAGCLAIKLRYSNFETHTVQQKIALTAAEHILIPGIKNLLDKAWNQHRPIRLIGVKLSNLSTGSYQINLFEDNEQRIRLYQAMDTINFRFGDKTICRAAGMEVGARSFNPFLKD, encoded by the coding sequence ATGGGTGTTAAACGCCATATAGTACACATAGACCTCGACTCGTTCTTCGTATCGGTTGAGCGCAAGTTTGACCCATCGCTCATCGGAAAGCCTGTTATTATAGGCGGTTCAAGCGATAGGGGCGTGGTGGCATCTGCGAGTTATGAGGCGCGCGCTTTTGGTGTACACTCGGCAATGCCCACGCGGCAGGCACTAAAGCTTTGTCCCCAGGCAGTAGTTGTACATGGCACTTACGGACGTTACAGCGAAGCATCAAGGGAGGTCACAGAGATCATTCACAGGTCAGTACCATTATATCAGAAGACGTCTGTAGATGAATTTTACATAGATCTTACCGGGATGGACCGCTTTTACGATCCTTATGATGTTGCGACTAACCTGCGACAAACGGTCATACGGGAGACTGGTCTGCCCATATCGTTCGGCATGGCATCTAGTAAAACACTTGCTAAAATGGCTACCAATCAGGCTAAGCCAAACGGGCAACTGCGAATACCGCATGGCGGCGAGCGGGAGTTTTTAGCTCCGCTGAACATTCGTAAGATTCCCGGGCTAGGCGAGAGTACCTGCCAAAAGCTGTATCAGTATGGTTTGGAGAAAATAGGGGACCTGCAGCGCGTCAATCTAAAGTTCCTTGAGGCGGTATTTGGCAAAATGGGGACGTATATCTATAATAAAGCAAACGGTATTGATGACAGTGACATTATACCCCACAGTGATCGCAAGTCTATCAGTACCGAAAATACCTTTGAGAGCGATGTGAAGGACAGGCGCACGCTGGAGAACATCCTCGTTAGCATGACTGAAGAACTGGCAGGCAAACTGAGGCGGGAGAACAAGGTTGCGGGCTGCCTTGCTATAAAGCTGCGCTATTCAAATTTCGAAACACATACCGTTCAACAAAAAATTGCACTTACCGCAGCAGAACACATTTTGATTCCGGGTATCAAAAACCTGCTGGATAAAGCGTGGAACCAGCATCGGCCAATAAGGCTGATAGGTGTGAAATTGAGTAACCTGAGCACCGGCAGTTATCAAATAAATTTGTTTGAAGACAATGAGCAGCGCATCCGCCTTTATCAAGCAATGGACACCATCAACTTTCGTTTTGGAGATAAGACCATTTGCAGGGCCGCTGGTATGGAGGTAGGCGCGCGTAGTTTTAACCCGTTCTTAAAGGATTGA
- a CDS encoding 2'-5' RNA ligase family protein, producing the protein MTGYADYLFLLSPPEEVKLEIDRYKRASARLIGQYASMNSPAHISLAQVERQKPFFADSTIQRMELGFNTIPPVQLYIDGFKYFTHLHNKHTIYAAIRITPAVDEWLISIRKVLGIKKAIIPHITVVRNINVEYFNTLWPHFRHKQLVMPFFVSEIKVVKRETFANQPKWEAYKTFRFGGKIMTVVNNLK; encoded by the coding sequence ATGACAGGGTATGCCGATTATCTTTTCCTGCTTTCGCCTCCTGAAGAAGTTAAACTGGAGATTGACCGCTACAAGCGTGCTTCGGCAAGGTTAATTGGCCAATACGCCAGCATGAACTCGCCGGCGCACATCAGCCTTGCACAAGTAGAAAGGCAAAAGCCGTTTTTTGCAGATAGCACAATCCAGCGTATGGAATTGGGTTTTAATACAATCCCGCCAGTACAACTGTACATAGACGGGTTTAAGTATTTCACACACTTGCATAACAAGCATACAATTTACGCCGCTATCCGCATCACACCAGCCGTAGACGAATGGTTAATCTCAATCAGGAAAGTCCTGGGTATTAAAAAAGCTATCATTCCGCACATTACTGTTGTGAGGAATATTAATGTAGAATACTTTAACACCTTGTGGCCGCATTTCAGGCACAAGCAACTGGTGATGCCATTTTTCGTAAGCGAGATTAAAGTAGTTAAGCGCGAAACATTTGCAAACCAGCCAAAGTGGGAGGCTTACAAAACATTCAGGTTCGGCGGAAAAATAATGACAGTAGTTAACAATCTTAAATAA
- a CDS encoding 2'-5' RNA ligase family protein, translated as MLHEHITQLYNYLYVLSPDEQVKEFIKKYKSWSADVIGSFESRHSIAHITVNYLDRKMLSFVEPSFLNLEYRLRKLPSINLKINGFDCFKESNTIYASIEMDEMTKAWFDQMQTIAPGKPKHKTPHITILKNLSKKNFDLLWPKFQNALFQHTFKIDNLTVLRKEAFNEDARYKTVAEFKFSKRVLTADNFRNVYVPMKKTQPGLQLSAF; from the coding sequence ATGTTACACGAACATATAACACAATTATATAATTACCTATACGTACTCTCTCCCGATGAACAGGTAAAAGAGTTCATAAAGAAATACAAGAGCTGGTCTGCAGATGTGATAGGCAGTTTTGAAAGCCGGCACAGTATTGCGCATATAACTGTCAATTATCTCGACAGAAAGATGTTGAGCTTTGTTGAGCCATCATTTCTGAACCTGGAGTATAGGTTAAGAAAGTTACCTTCAATTAACCTTAAAATAAATGGATTTGATTGTTTTAAGGAAAGTAACACCATATACGCTTCTATAGAGATGGATGAAATGACGAAAGCCTGGTTTGATCAAATGCAAACCATAGCTCCTGGAAAACCTAAACACAAAACTCCCCACATTACCATTTTAAAGAACTTATCTAAAAAGAACTTTGATTTGTTATGGCCTAAATTTCAAAACGCTTTATTTCAGCATACCTTTAAAATCGATAACCTTACTGTGTTACGTAAGGAGGCCTTCAATGAAGATGCGCGATATAAAACGGTAGCGGAGTTTAAGTTTAGTAAACGAGTGCTTACTGCAGACAACTTCAGGAATGTGTATGTACCAATGAAAAAAACGCAGCCTGGCCTGCAACTTTCAGCTTTTTAA
- a CDS encoding YXWGXW repeat-containing protein — MKTINKIGIMLAMMGSLSLSSCASDYYVADRPVEPVYVRPVAPYANAYWVPGEWVWRGNRYVYRNGYYARPRANRVYVQGAWVHSNRGYVWRRGHWR; from the coding sequence ATGAAGACAATAAATAAAATCGGAATTATGCTTGCAATGATGGGGTCACTATCTCTTTCATCCTGCGCAAGCGATTACTATGTGGCAGACCGGCCAGTTGAACCGGTATATGTCAGGCCAGTTGCACCTTATGCTAATGCTTATTGGGTACCCGGCGAGTGGGTTTGGCGAGGAAACAGATATGTTTACCGTAACGGGTATTACGCCCGTCCCCGTGCTAATCGCGTGTATGTACAAGGCGCCTGGGTGCACAGCAATCGTGGGTACGTTTGGAGACGTGGACATTGGAGGTAA
- the argS gene encoding arginine--tRNA ligase — protein MELITNAVAKAVKELYDADIAAKDINLQETRREFEGQVTVVTFPYTKMSRKSPEQTGGEIGEYLQRNVEEIASFNIIKGFLNLSFTDDFWLSKLDKEVLAEDFATVVPNGRKVMVEYSSPNTNKPLHLGHIRNNLLGYSVAKILEAAGYTVIKANLVNDRGIHICKSMLAWQKFGNGETPETSGLKGDHLAGKYYVLFDKAYKQEIDQLKAAGQTEDDAKKNAPLIKEAQQMLQKWEAGDAEVINLWNTMNGWVYAGFDETYKTLGVDFDKYYYESNTYLLGKDIIEEGLSKGVFFKKEDGSVWIDLTDDGLDQKLVLRADGTSVYITQDIGTAQLKYDDFGVDESIYVVGNEQDYHFKVLFLILQKLGKTWANGLYHLSYGMVDLPSGKMKSREGTVVDADDLMQDMFNTAAEQTEAMGKVVDFSEEDKTKLYRTIGLGALKYFLLKVDPKKRLLFDPAESVDFQGHTGPFIQYTHARIRSVLSKAGYNEAAGSASVTTLEGVERDLIVTLTKFPETILAAAADHSPALIANYVYDVAKTYNKFYHEVSIMQADTENLKQFRLSLSAGTAKVINKAMALLGIEVPERM, from the coding sequence ATGGAGCTAATTACAAATGCGGTAGCTAAAGCGGTAAAGGAGCTTTACGATGCCGACATCGCCGCTAAGGATATAAATTTACAAGAAACACGGAGAGAGTTTGAAGGACAGGTAACGGTGGTTACTTTTCCATATACCAAAATGTCGCGCAAATCGCCTGAGCAAACCGGTGGAGAAATTGGCGAATACCTGCAGCGAAATGTTGAAGAAATAGCTTCTTTTAATATTATCAAAGGCTTTCTTAACCTGTCTTTCACTGACGATTTTTGGCTGAGCAAACTTGATAAAGAGGTGCTGGCAGAAGACTTCGCCACGGTTGTACCAAATGGGAGAAAGGTGATGGTAGAGTACTCTTCTCCAAACACCAATAAACCGCTGCATCTTGGCCATATACGTAATAACCTTTTAGGCTATTCGGTTGCAAAGATATTGGAGGCTGCAGGTTACACTGTAATAAAAGCCAACCTGGTAAACGACCGCGGTATACATATTTGTAAAAGTATGCTGGCCTGGCAAAAATTTGGCAATGGCGAAACGCCTGAGACATCAGGCTTAAAGGGCGACCATCTTGCAGGTAAGTATTATGTGCTGTTTGATAAAGCTTACAAGCAAGAAATAGATCAACTTAAAGCGGCCGGACAAACTGAGGATGACGCTAAAAAGAACGCGCCGCTAATTAAAGAAGCACAACAGATGCTTCAGAAGTGGGAAGCGGGCGACGCGGAGGTCATCAATTTATGGAACACCATGAATGGCTGGGTATATGCAGGTTTTGACGAAACCTATAAAACCCTTGGAGTTGATTTTGATAAGTACTATTACGAGAGCAATACCTATTTACTGGGGAAAGACATTATAGAGGAGGGCCTTTCTAAAGGCGTATTCTTTAAAAAGGAAGATGGTTCAGTTTGGATAGACCTTACAGATGATGGATTAGACCAGAAGCTGGTATTGCGTGCGGATGGCACATCAGTATACATTACGCAGGATATAGGCACAGCACAGCTTAAGTACGATGATTTTGGTGTGGATGAGTCGATTTACGTGGTAGGTAACGAACAGGACTACCACTTTAAAGTGCTTTTTTTGATCTTACAGAAGCTGGGTAAAACTTGGGCAAACGGTTTGTACCATTTATCTTACGGCATGGTAGATCTTCCATCCGGAAAGATGAAGTCGCGCGAGGGTACGGTAGTTGATGCAGATGACCTGATGCAGGACATGTTTAACACCGCTGCCGAACAAACCGAAGCAATGGGCAAAGTGGTAGATTTCAGTGAAGAAGACAAAACAAAGCTATATCGTACTATCGGGCTTGGCGCTTTAAAATATTTCCTGCTTAAAGTTGATCCTAAGAAACGTTTATTGTTTGACCCTGCCGAGTCGGTAGATTTCCAGGGACATACCGGTCCGTTTATTCAATATACTCACGCCAGAATTCGTTCAGTACTTAGTAAAGCAGGTTACAATGAAGCGGCAGGTAGCGCATCGGTAACTACATTAGAAGGGGTAGAGCGCGACCTGATAGTAACGCTCACTAAATTTCCTGAAACAATACTTGCTGCTGCGGCAGACCATAGCCCGGCACTTATCGCGAACTATGTTTACGATGTTGCAAAAACATATAACAAATTTTATCATGAGGTATCAATAATGCAGGCCGATACTGAAAACCTTAAGCAATTTAGATTAAGCTTATCTGCAGGTACAGCTAAGGTGATTAACAAAGCAATGGCTTTGTTAGGGATTGAAGTACCCGAAAGAATGTAG
- a CDS encoding acyl-CoA dehydrogenase family protein has translation MAKKDLYDAPDYYLLDELLSEEHKLIRATVRDWVKKELSPVIEDYAQKAEFPRHLLKGLAEIGAFGPTVPVEYGGLGLDYMAYGVIMQELERGDSGIRSTASVQGSLVMYPIYAYGSEEQKHKYLPKLATGELMGCFGLTEPDHGSNPGGMVTNIKDEGDHYVLNGAKMWISNAPFADIAVVWAKDESGKIRGLIVERGMEGFSTPETHNKWSLRASSTGELVFDNVKIPRENVLPNISGIKGPLGCLNQARYGIAWGALGAAMDCYDTALRYSKERVQFGRPIAGFQLQQKKLAEMITEITKGQLLVWRLGILKNENRATPAQISMAKRNSVETALNISREARQMLGGMGITGEYPIMRHMMNLESVVTYEGTHDIHLLITGMDITGEDAFK, from the coding sequence ATGGCCAAAAAAGACCTTTATGACGCTCCTGATTATTACCTTTTAGATGAACTATTATCCGAAGAACATAAGTTAATACGGGCAACTGTCCGCGATTGGGTCAAAAAAGAATTAAGTCCGGTTATAGAAGATTACGCTCAAAAGGCGGAGTTCCCACGGCACCTTTTGAAAGGTTTGGCAGAGATTGGTGCTTTCGGGCCGACTGTACCTGTCGAATATGGCGGACTTGGACTAGATTACATGGCATATGGCGTAATTATGCAGGAACTGGAACGAGGCGACTCAGGCATTCGGTCAACAGCTTCAGTACAGGGCTCACTGGTGATGTATCCCATATATGCTTACGGCAGCGAAGAACAAAAGCACAAATACTTACCCAAATTGGCAACAGGCGAACTGATGGGTTGCTTTGGCCTGACTGAACCTGACCATGGCAGTAACCCGGGCGGGATGGTAACCAATATCAAAGACGAGGGAGATCATTATGTGCTGAACGGCGCTAAAATGTGGATTTCTAATGCACCATTTGCAGATATAGCAGTTGTATGGGCCAAAGATGAGAGCGGCAAAATACGGGGCCTTATAGTCGAGCGAGGTATGGAAGGTTTTAGCACCCCGGAAACGCATAACAAATGGTCATTACGTGCATCGTCAACAGGCGAGCTTGTATTTGATAATGTAAAAATTCCAAGGGAAAATGTACTCCCCAATATAAGCGGTATCAAAGGTCCGCTTGGATGTCTTAACCAGGCACGCTATGGTATAGCCTGGGGAGCTTTAGGTGCAGCTATGGACTGCTACGACACCGCGTTAAGGTATTCAAAAGAGCGTGTACAGTTTGGCCGGCCAATAGCGGGATTTCAATTGCAGCAAAAGAAGCTTGCAGAAATGATAACTGAAATAACTAAGGGACAATTATTGGTGTGGCGCTTAGGTATCCTTAAGAACGAGAACCGCGCTACACCTGCACAGATATCTATGGCGAAGCGCAACAGTGTAGAAACTGCCTTGAACATCTCACGCGAAGCCAGGCAGATGCTTGGTGGAATGGGTATAACTGGCGAATACCCTATTATGAGACACATGATGAACCTTGAGTCGGTAGTTACGTATGAGGGTACCCATGACATACATTTGCTTATAACCGGCATGGATATTACCGGAGAAGATGCATTTAAGTAA
- a CDS encoding ATP-binding protein has protein sequence MYKIDFLAWRNLTRLGCLFIILLVYACKEKNAADNGDYSPEFLKIKNKVENIWKTGDIKGGLVYLDSAFLRIPSPTSNDRFRRYAFHYVYYAKTIHKQDSALIYSDSLVAEAAKMPNSRQYSMNVAEASFSRGDALFELQQFSDAYQSYYQGYLMGKNYVNMAALSDYTYRMGMIMYKQRKYNLAVKYFKDSYAQNVRDKQEVNRGFVGFYRRQELLDNIGLSFRHNNQDDSALVYFNKALVEITTNTPLYPERKQHMDMARGVVYGNMAEVYIQNGENAKAEELLKKSIAINLRGDYDNRDAQLTEVKLGQLYLKQRKDEELVKLLADLKAQLDTIKNPDAEADYNRLMSGYYANKSNLRLALSHLQLYNLQKDSITKANNLILETNVGQQLSNYEKQHEIDTLSTHNKLQLIYIYAVTIVAVLTAIIMFLVYRNWKRSKKDVLTVNLLNQQINEQNHVLENALNELNNSSKEKDRILRTVAHDLRNPIGGIASLTAMMAEDEYTDDQKELINLVKETSVNSLELINEILEATNLSSVPLNLERVDINSLVNNSVELLRFKAAEKNQQILLEPLDKPMDLLISREKIWRVISNLISNAIKFSPTGETISVKLTEDGHQVVISVRDNGIGIPETLKDQVFNMFTSAQRTGTEGEKSFGLGLSICRQIMEKHKGKIWFQSNEQQGTTFFISLPYFKSRDFK, from the coding sequence ATGTACAAAATTGACTTTTTAGCCTGGAGAAACCTCACCAGGCTTGGTTGCCTCTTTATAATACTTCTGGTTTACGCTTGTAAAGAAAAAAATGCTGCCGATAATGGTGATTATTCTCCCGAATTTTTAAAAATTAAGAATAAAGTAGAAAATATTTGGAAAACCGGGGATATAAAAGGCGGTTTGGTTTATCTCGACTCTGCATTTCTTAGAATACCTTCCCCAACGAGCAATGATCGCTTCCGAAGGTATGCTTTTCATTACGTATACTATGCCAAAACCATACACAAACAAGACTCTGCACTTATCTACTCCGACAGTTTAGTTGCCGAAGCCGCCAAAATGCCAAACTCCAGGCAATATTCTATGAATGTGGCCGAGGCAAGTTTCTCAAGAGGAGACGCACTGTTTGAACTTCAGCAATTTTCAGATGCTTATCAGTCATACTACCAGGGTTATTTAATGGGGAAAAACTATGTGAACATGGCTGCCCTATCAGACTATACTTACCGTATGGGAATGATTATGTACAAGCAGCGTAAGTACAACCTCGCAGTTAAGTATTTTAAAGACAGCTACGCACAAAACGTTCGCGATAAACAAGAGGTAAACAGAGGCTTTGTAGGCTTTTACCGCCGCCAGGAACTGCTTGATAATATCGGTTTAAGCTTCCGTCACAATAATCAGGATGATAGTGCTTTAGTTTACTTTAACAAGGCATTAGTAGAAATAACCACTAACACTCCCCTATACCCTGAACGCAAGCAGCACATGGATATGGCGCGCGGTGTAGTTTACGGCAATATGGCCGAGGTATACATACAGAACGGTGAAAATGCTAAGGCTGAGGAACTACTCAAAAAAAGCATAGCCATTAATCTAAGAGGTGATTATGACAACCGTGATGCTCAGCTCACCGAAGTAAAACTTGGGCAGTTGTATCTTAAACAACGCAAAGATGAGGAATTAGTAAAGTTGCTGGCCGACCTCAAAGCACAGCTGGATACCATTAAAAACCCGGATGCCGAGGCGGATTATAACCGTTTAATGAGCGGGTATTATGCTAATAAAAGTAATCTCCGGCTGGCATTATCTCACTTGCAACTTTATAATCTTCAGAAAGATTCTATCACAAAAGCAAACAATCTAATTCTTGAGACCAATGTAGGCCAACAGCTATCCAACTATGAAAAGCAGCATGAAATAGATACCTTAAGTACTCATAATAAACTACAGCTAATTTACATTTATGCTGTTACTATTGTTGCGGTCTTAACGGCCATTATCATGTTTTTGGTTTATCGCAATTGGAAACGCTCTAAGAAGGATGTGCTTACAGTTAACTTGTTAAACCAGCAAATTAACGAGCAAAACCATGTTTTGGAAAACGCGCTGAACGAGTTGAACAACAGCAGTAAAGAAAAAGACAGAATCCTGCGCACAGTAGCCCATGATTTAAGAAACCCTATCGGCGGCATTGCTTCTCTTACCGCCATGATGGCTGAGGATGAATACACCGATGACCAAAAAGAATTGATCAATCTGGTAAAAGAAACATCTGTAAACTCGCTTGAACTCATAAACGAGATACTGGAAGCAACTAATTTGTCTTCGGTACCGTTGAACCTGGAACGGGTTGACATCAATTCGCTGGTTAACAATAGTGTAGAATTGCTGCGTTTTAAAGCTGCAGAGAAGAACCAGCAAATACTATTAGAGCCACTGGACAAACCTATGGACCTATTAATAAGCCGGGAGAAGATATGGCGTGTTATAAGCAACCTAATTAGTAACGCCATCAAATTTAGCCCTACTGGCGAGACTATATCAGTAAAGCTGACTGAAGACGGCCATCAGGTGGTTATATCCGTGAGAGATAATGGAATAGGAATTCCAGAGACACTTAAAGATCAGGTATTCAATATGTTTACATCAGCACAACGCACCGGAACAGAAGGTGAAAAATCGTTCGGCCTTGGACTTTCTATTTGTCGTCAGATCATGGAAAAGCACAAGGGTAAAATTTGGTTTCAGAGCAATGAACAACAAGGCACAACCTTCTTTATAAGCCTTCCCTATTTTAAAAGCCGGGATTTCAAATAA
- a CDS encoding GH1 family beta-glucosidase: MISDTPNTQLNKQLFGDDFAWGVSTAALQIEGSCDADGKGPSIWDTFSARKGKIMNGDSPSVACDYYQNYKRDIDLVKELNIPNYRFSIAWSRILPKGEGEVNQAGIDHYHKVIDYCLELGIEPWITIYHWDLPQALEDKGGWTNRDIVGWFTRYVEICAQAFGTKVKHWMVMNEPAVFTGAGYFLGIHAPGRMGLRNFLPAVHHVVLSIVAGAKTLRKIVPNAQIGNTFSCSHIEPYKQTPKHIAAAARADALINRLFIEPILGLSYPTEVAAIGKMKKYYKPGDEDNMSFNFDFIGLQNYTREIVKYSFFTPYIGATLVKAENRKVELTDMKWEVYPPAIYEMIKKYNAYSGIKKIIITENGAAFPDVVTNGDTVDDPKRIQYLQTHLQQVLKAKQEGYKVSGYFVWTLTDNFEWAEGYHPRFGLVHVNFKTQQRIIKNSGRWYANFIK, from the coding sequence ATGATATCCGACACTCCAAACACGCAGCTTAATAAACAGCTTTTCGGCGACGACTTTGCCTGGGGAGTATCTACGGCCGCCCTGCAAATAGAAGGCTCCTGCGATGCCGATGGTAAAGGCCCTTCCATATGGGACACCTTTTCCGCAAGAAAGGGCAAAATAATGAATGGCGATTCGCCGTCGGTAGCCTGCGATTACTACCAAAATTACAAGCGTGATATTGACTTGGTTAAGGAGCTTAATATCCCTAACTATCGCTTTTCTATTGCGTGGTCACGCATTTTACCTAAAGGAGAGGGGGAAGTAAATCAGGCGGGGATAGACCACTACCATAAAGTTATTGATTATTGCCTGGAACTAGGCATAGAGCCATGGATAACTATTTACCACTGGGATTTGCCCCAGGCTTTGGAAGATAAAGGCGGCTGGACAAACCGGGACATTGTAGGGTGGTTCACGCGTTATGTTGAAATTTGTGCCCAAGCGTTTGGGACTAAGGTGAAACACTGGATGGTAATGAACGAGCCGGCTGTATTCACAGGCGCCGGCTACTTTTTGGGTATTCATGCCCCGGGTAGGATGGGCTTACGCAATTTTTTGCCTGCTGTGCACCATGTGGTTTTAAGCATTGTGGCTGGCGCTAAAACCCTGCGTAAGATAGTGCCTAATGCACAGATTGGCAATACTTTCTCTTGCTCGCATATTGAACCTTATAAACAAACGCCTAAACATATCGCTGCTGCGGCCCGTGCTGACGCATTGATTAACCGGTTGTTTATCGAGCCGATACTCGGTTTAAGTTACCCCACTGAAGTAGCGGCTATCGGTAAAATGAAAAAGTACTACAAGCCTGGTGACGAGGATAATATGTCATTTAATTTCGACTTTATCGGCTTGCAAAACTATACAAGGGAAATAGTAAAGTACTCGTTCTTCACGCCCTACATCGGAGCGACCCTGGTTAAAGCAGAAAACAGGAAAGTAGAGCTTACCGACATGAAGTGGGAGGTTTATCCGCCTGCAATTTATGAGATGATAAAAAAGTACAATGCATACAGCGGCATTAAAAAGATCATAATCACTGAAAATGGTGCCGCTTTCCCTGACGTTGTAACAAACGGCGACACTGTTGATGACCCTAAAAGGATACAATACTTGCAAACTCACTTGCAGCAAGTGTTAAAGGCTAAGCAGGAAGGGTACAAGGTTAGCGGCTATTTTGTATGGACGCTGACAGATAACTTTGAATGGGCGGAGGGCTATCATCCCAGATTCGGACTGGTTCACGTAAACTTTAAAACACAGCAAAGGATTATAAAAAATTCAGGACGCTGGTATGCTAACTTTATTAAGTAG
- a CDS encoding DinB family protein — MKDYFIRLFNYDLYASRVINGLIATTPEPKAVQIMAHMMTAQQTWLQRCKGLKAPMAPLWPEWPAEALGDVITANHAEWIAYLNTLQPEDFLTPISYQNSQGAFTNTLSDILAHVINHGTHHRAQIGVHLKQAGVELTLTDYILYIRDLEKSQQQ; from the coding sequence ATGAAAGATTATTTTATCCGTCTGTTTAATTATGACCTGTACGCCAGCCGCGTCATAAACGGCTTGATTGCAACGACACCTGAGCCCAAAGCCGTACAGATTATGGCTCACATGATGACAGCACAGCAAACCTGGCTACAGCGTTGTAAGGGCCTTAAGGCACCCATGGCACCGCTTTGGCCGGAATGGCCAGCTGAGGCCCTTGGAGATGTGATTACAGCAAACCATGCGGAATGGATAGCTTACCTGAATACTTTACAACCTGAAGATTTCCTTACTCCTATATCTTACCAGAATTCCCAGGGCGCTTTTACAAACACCCTAAGTGATATACTGGCACATGTGATCAATCACGGCACACATCACCGGGCACAAATTGGCGTCCACCTTAAACAGGCTGGTGTGGAACTCACTCTTACCGACTATATCTTATATATACGCGACCTGGAGAAATCTCAACAACAATAA